The genomic segment GCCGGAAACGAAGGAACTGAAAGATGAAACGCGGCAACACCTGGAAGAAACCGTTTCTGAGTTGATATCAGATGGGTATGCGCAACAATTAGCGATGAAGATAGCGATCGAGCGCTTTGGTGGCGAAGAACAGTCGCAGGCGTTGATTCAAGAATTGCAACTGGTGCAGAAGCTATTCGCAAAACGGATTTTACGTGCCGGGATTGTTGTATTGGTGTTGAGCCTGATGTTTGGTTTCAGTGGTTTCATCGTCCGGAGTACATCGGCTATTTCGGAAAGCGGTATTCGACACCAACTAGGGGAAGAATGGAAGGCAACTGATTCCGCTCCGCTGAAGACAGTTGTCGAAGAAGAGTGGATGGTCACGGCAGCCCGGATATACAGTACGTCGACTGAAGGCGAGCGATTGACACTTGAACAAAGCTATGGAAAAAGCGTCCCCGCTGTTTTTCAACCGTTCATGTCATCACCTCTTAGCGGTGCACCGGACGAAGGGTGGGAAGTCGAATTTGATGAGATTGATACGGTCGTCATCGGTTTAGCCCTTGCATTACTCGGATTATCGGCGGCACATGTCTTGTTTGCAATCTGGATCATCATTCAGCGGCACCGGACGGATCGGCTATCGCGAACGACGACCGTCTTGTCGATCGTGATTCCTGCCCTCAGCATCTTGTTGTATTTCGTCACAAAAAAACGACCATAACCAAAGGAGGAGAAGCCGTTGCAATCGATTATCTGGACAGAATTAAAACGAAGCATGACACGTCGGACGTTATGTCTGGCTTTGCTGCTCCCGCTGATTATCCTGTTACAGTTTAACCAGGTTCGGACCGGATACGTATTCTTGACGTGGCAGGGGGTGTTCGAAGAATCTGCCGGAACGATTATCGCCGTCGCGTTTCCGTTAATCTGTTGTGTGCTGTACCTGCCAACGGTCGCCCGTGAAATCGATCATCAGTTCATCCGGTACGCGCGGACCCGTGTTTCGCTAACGGACTATCTCATTGCCAAAGGAGTCGTCAACGCCTTGATCACGTTTATCGTCTTTTTTGTGACGATGCTCGGCTGGATGCTGTTTTTACGGTACATAGAGCCGAGCTTGAACTGGATGACATATGAACAGGGTCCGGAATCATTGACGACGTTCACCCAAGCCTTCACGACGGATGGGATGTATATGATCGCTTATGCGGGATGGATCGGACTCAATGCGATGGTATATGCGACAATTGCGTACTTGTTGTTGGTGTTGTCCGGGAAATTATTTCTGGCAGTCGGTCTTCCGTTTTTGTTTTATCACCTGTTGAACTTTGCGACCGGTTTGCTCAGTGTCCCGCAATTTTCGCCCGTCAGCACGATTTTCCCGTTTAACATTATCGCGATGCCGTTGTGGACGATATTTGTTCCGTTCAGTGTCCTGGGATTGATGTTGCTCGGACTGATGATCACGGGGATGAAGCGGACGGAGTGGGAACTGTGAGCCGGATCGTCTATGCGGTTTGTTGGCTTCAAGTGACGCTTTTTGCGGGTATCTGGATGTATCAAGATCAACAGGAAGCGCTTAGTAAAGGAATCGAATTTAATCAATGGGATTTAATGACGGCAGTGACGATGAATACCTATTTGTTGATGTACGATATTTTGTTGCTTGTTCTCCTGTTATCGATTGTTCTAATACAAAGGGACTTAACGGATTTCCGGTTGATCCGCTTCCCGAATACACGGAGTGCGTTGATACATAGTACCGGACGGTTCGCTAAATCGTGGGGAATGGGGTTATTAGTGTATGCGATTGTCGGATACCTGTTTGCACTGCAGGCACCGGCTGAAACGAATTGGAGTCTTGCGGCACGGGCCGGACAGGTATTTTATATCCCAAAAGACTCGGTGTTTTTGAACATTTCGCCGCTGCTTGCCCATTGTCTGCAACTTGGATTTTTATTTGTCGGCGGTTTGCTGATTCATTTATTACTGGGTTTTTTCTACCTGTGGACGAAGCAGCGGAAACTCTTGTACCTGCTTTCGGGCCTGCTGTTTCTCGGGACAGGGCTTGCCTTTAAAATCGGACTTCCGAGCCTATTTTTCCTGTTGTCGTTAGCCGCATTGCTTGCGCATCAGGCGTATGAATTTTGGATAGGTTGCGTTTTTGTCCTGGGCATCGGATTTTTACTTCTTGACCGGCCGATTCGTTTGCCGAAAAGCGGCGGCGCATCCGCTCTCTACCTAGTTTGTTGTGTATTAATTTTCTTGATGCAGCCATCGGGACAAACGTATGGTGATTACTTACTGACCGTATTCAGCGGCGTTCGGTCTGATGGTTTCACGCTGCAGGCATATTTGAATCATGCCGTCTTATTTTTTGGCTATACATACCTATTGACGCAACGATATGAACGAGATGTCATCGACCAAGGACTCTATCATATCATCCGGCATCGGTCATTGAATCGATGGTTTTCCAAACAAGTGGCTTGGCTTCTTGTGACGGCAACGGGGACAGTCATCGGTCTTGTCAGTTTGGCGACACTGTTCGCAGTTTGGAATGACGTGGTGTGGACGACACAGGTAAACAGTTTGTCGGTCAATCTTTCAACGATTCTCTATCACACAATCGTCAACGGGACGCTCCAACTCATCGTGTACGGATTGATTCTGTTTTTGGTCTTGTACTGGACGCGCGAAGCCGTTCAAGGGATTTACTGGATCGGAGGAGGGATGGTGGCACTGTTACCACTCGTTCAAAACGACTGGATTCCGATTGGACGAAACGGAACGGTTCAGTTGCTCGACCATTCCGCTTACACGATCAGCCTCCAACTAGTTGGAGCAAGCCTCTTCGTTTATATCGTCATCCAGTTCGTGTTCAAAAAACACGTCCGGACAAATCATTAAGGAGGAAAATACGATGATTACATTAACGAATGTCAGTAAACAATATAAAGGATATGAATTATTTCACGACCTGAACGCCTCGTTCGAAACGGGGAAGATTTACGGCATTACCGGTATCAACGGGTCCGGCAAATCGGTTTTATTCAAGATGCTGTGCGGGTTTGTCTTTCCTGACGCTGGAACGATTGCAGTCGACGGACAAATCTTGACGGGGAAACACCGTTTTCCGAAAGACTTCGGCATCTTGATCGAACGACCGGGTTACATCGGTCAACTGGACGGATTCACGAATTTAAAGGAACTCGCCCGGATTCAAAATAAAATTGATGATGCGGCAATCCGTCGGGCGATGGAACAAGTCGGACTGGCACCGAATTTGGCGCAAAAGGTTAAACATTATTCGCTCGGGATGAAACAAAAACTTGGAATCGCGCAAGCCATCATGGAAAACCAACAGGTCTTGTTACTCGATGAGCCGTTTAACGCACTCGATGCAGAAAGTGTCGAGCGAATTCGGGCAATGCTGATCCAGTATAAAAATGACGGTCGAACGATTTTCTTGACGAGCCATCATCAACAAGACATCGATTTGTTATGTGACGAAGTCTATCAGATACATGATGCAAAGTTGAAAAAAGTAAATCAATAATCAGATTGTCGTTTTTGGATATTTTTGTAATAATGGACGAGTTGAAAAAAATAATCGCTAATGCGCTTGACCGACAAATCGAAGAAGGGAAGAATGACATGGATTTAATCTTCATGATGAAGGAACGGCTCGGTCTGTTTGCATTTTTATTCGCATTCCTGCTCCTGAACGCCCTGCTCCTCGTGGCAATTTGGAAAGTAAAAGTTCAGCTGCCAAAACCGTTGTTGGTTCTGTTGACGATGTGTTGTACGTTGTTCATCTTTGCGACGATTGGTTTCATCGTCAGCACGTTATCATTTGGATATAATTCATAATGATGTTTAAATTATGACAATAATTGAAGTAAAGCAAATAATTTATCAATCGAATTAAACAGGCAAACTTTCCACTCACTTAGGGAAGGTTTGCCTGTCTTTTTAGTTTGATGAATCAAAATGAAGAGAATCGACATACTGCTTAGCTTCGAGTAATGAATAACCAAGTTGATTTCGGACTAGTTTAACAGCTTCCACCATCTGATCCTCTTGAAGAAGGTGTTTAACTTGATGTTGGAGTTTAACCTCATCCGCATCTACTCCCGGCATTCCAAGGTGAATTTGAATACGTTTAATTTCCTTCGTTAATTGCTGTTGCTGGATCCGCTGCTTGGCTAGTTGTTGTGAAATCGATTGCCAGATGATGGCAAGAAGCAAGACGGGCAACCATGTGAATAAAGCATCCATCAATGCCTCCACCTCCTTTTGTTCACCGTAGCATAGACTGTACCATGTAACAAATAGTGGAAAAGTCATGAGAATACGTTTATTCTTAATAAGTGGTAAATAAAGGTTTTTTAGGTGAAAGGAATGAAAAAAGTGGAAAAAATCATTGTATCGTTAATTCCGTTGTTAGTCCTCATAGGTGGTGTCATGTTCGGTGGTTTCGTCGTGACGCTCTCAAGTCTGTATTACTTACGGCGCCGCTCATTTGAACGAAGTACATATAAGCAAGTAACACAAGAACGATTCCTCAAAGCGGTCCGTGACAAAGGGCTGTGGGGCGAGTATTTGACGACACGCCAACTAGAAAAGATCGACGGATACGGAAAGTTTGTCATCAATACATATGTACCAAAAGCACGGGGGAAAGGCCTGACGGAAATCGACGTCACGTTCATTCATGAGAGCGGGATTTACGTCCTCGAATCGAAAAACTACAGCGGCTGGATTTTCGGGAAAGAAGCGGACCGCCAGTGGACACAGATGTTCAAGAATCGGTTCAAGCAAAAATTCTACAACCCGATCAAACAAAATGAACAGCACCTGAAGAGTCTTCAAAAGTTTTTGTCTGAAACGGTTGAGGCAGATGTTTTTAAATCACTGATCGTCTTCAGTGAACGGTGCGAACTGAAGAAAATCACGGTCGATTCGAGCCATGTCCATGTCATCAAGCGGAATGAGTTACGCCGGACCATCAATAAACTGGCGACGGTTAATCGTTTGACACCAGCACAAGTCGATAACGTTTACGAGGAGCTCAAGCAACGGTCACAAGTCGATCAAATGATTAAAGACGCGCATATCGAATCGATAAAATCGTTTACGTCGTAAGTAACTGTATACATTTTAAATGCGTGAGGGGGATTGCTTTTAATGAAAGATGCTTTGAGCACACTTGAAGCTAGTTATACAAGATTGATGAAAGAAGACGAGTCGAATGGTTTAGATATTGAAGCCTTTCTTGAGCGTCATTCAAAAATCATTGATACATACGAAGAGCTGATTACCAAAAAGTACATTGCTTTTCAACGAGATACTGCAAACCAACTGTATGAAGAAGAACTGGATTTTGTGCAAACTAACATAAAGCCGTTGTTATCGAAGTTTAAGCATGAAATGGATCAGAAGACCTTGCAGTATATCGGAGATAAACCGGACTACACCAGACTGCGAGAGAAACTGAAGAGCAAACAGAATAGTTATTCGGAATCTAATACAGCAGTCCGTCTAGAAGAAGATCAACTCGTAAATCAATACTTAAAAATTACAGGTGGATTAACTTCACCGTCCAATCAAAATCAGGATTTGAGCGACTTGTACAGTTCTTTATATGACAAAAACGAAGATGTTCGAGAGCGTGCATTTCGTAATATAGCACTTGCTTATGGTCAAATTGAACAAGACGTTAACCTGATTTTTGATCGACTCATTAACTTGCGGATCAAAAAAGCGGGAGAAGTAGGTTTAAATACGTTTTCTGAATTTGCATTTACTGAGCTCGGACGAACTGATTATACACCAAACAATTGTAGAGAAATTGCCGGAGCGATTAAACAGCACTTCCTACCGATTAAAGAGAAGCTGCAAAGAGAACAGGAAAATTACTTAGGAAAGAAACACCTTTCACCTTGGGATAGCAAAGTGTCACCTTACTCTGACATAACGCATGTTTACGGTGATTCAGAAGACGTATTACTAAAAACGGTTGGCGATATCTTAAGAAAAATTGATCCGTACTTTTACACCGTCTTCAACGCGTTACACCGTACAGGAAACGTTGATTTAAAACCTAGAGCGAATAAAGCACCGGGCGGATTTTCGGAATTTCTCCCGGCTTCTCGTGAATCGTTTATATTTATGAATATGACAGGGACGTTTGATGATCTTGTTATTTTCATGCATGAAATCGGTCACGCCATCCACCATGATTTAATCAAGGACATTCCGTTCAGTGAAGACAAGCGAATTACGATGGAAGTGTCAGAGTTTGCTGCGATGTCGTTAGAGTTGCTCTCAATGGAGCATTGGAATCTCGCAGTCACTGATCAGTTCTCGCTCTATCAAGCTAAAATGGAACACTTCAGATTAATCGTCGAATTTCTTCCTCAAACCATCATCGTTGATCAGTTTCAAGACTGGGTCTATCATCATCCTACTCACAGCCATGAAGAGCGAAGAAAAAAATTCGAGTCGCTCACCGACATGTATGATACGGGTGTCGTCGATTGGGGGACTGTATCAGCATGGAAAGGGCAAGAGTGGATGAGCGTCATCCATATTTTCGAAACGCCGTTTTATTATATCGAGTATGCGATTGCTCAAATTGCTGCGCTCCAGCTGTATATGCACTATAAAAAAGACCCGATGGAGACGCTAGAACGATTCAAACGGGCTTTGGCGATGGGCAGCAGTCGTTCCGTTACAGAAATTTATGAGCTTGCCGGTGTCAAATTTGATTTTTCTGAAGCGACGTTACGTCCTTTGACACAGTTCATTACGAGTGAATTAGAAGCAATTCATCCTGAATGAAAAGCCATTTAAGAAAGGACTACCTTTTGCATGCTAACCTTTGAACTTCCTTGTTTTTTGATGATTACGATCTGTTTACTTATTCTTTCTTACCGCGTTAGACAAGGTAAAATTTCAGGACGACGCTTTAGTTACTGGATGATATTTTCCGTTTATCTTGCCGGCGTCGTGGCAGTTACGTTATTTCCATTACCCGTTCAACGAAGCTTGATTGATGATGTAATTCGTGAACAGTATGGGGAACAGCATAACTTCATTCCGTTCAAATTGCTGTTTGATACGGTAGTGTCAGGACAAGGCAAAGTTTTTTTGATCCAGATCATGGGAAATGTCCTTTTGTTTGTACCGTTAGGAATCTTTGTATTAGTTCTTTATCCGAGGATGAAGCGACGGAACGTCATCTTGCTTGGGTTGTTGATGAGTATAGGCATTGAATCGACACAAGCGATTACGGGTCTGTTCATCGGCTACAACTACCGAAGTTTTGACGTCGATGATTTGTGGTTGAACGTATTAGGGACGATGCTTGGTGTGCTAATCATATCTGGATTTTTGAAAAGGATCCGTTCCGCGCAACAGAAAAATAGAAACATCGACGATTCAAGAAATGTCATTGACAACTCCTCTTCCTGACCAGTATAGTGAGTAAGTCGAAATAATAAGTAGTGCAACTATTTATCGGAAAGAAGGGGAAGCATGTGAAGGAAGTCGATTGGTCGCTTGGAATGCACTTGTCGCGCAGCTATCACTCATTTAAACGGGCGGCGACGAAGCGGATGGACGTGCATGGTCTGACACCGGAACAATTCTCCGTTTTAAGTGAACTGCATAAGCAAGAGGGAGTGTCCCAGAAGCAGTTAGCGCTCGTGACGGAACGGGATCAAACAACCGTCGGGAAGATTCTTGATAAGCTTGTCAAAAAAGGTTTCGTCATGCGAACGTCTGACCCGAGAGATCGCCGTGCCTTCATTCTTTTGACAACAAAAGAAGGTGTCCGCGTCCTGGAATCCCTTGAACCGACGCTTGATGCGTTGCAAGCGGAAGCGTTTCAGGGTCTGACGAAAACGGAGATTGAACACTTCATTCGGACGCTTGAAACCATTCACAAAAATGTGACGTGAGTGGTTTTCTTTTTCGGTTAAATAGTTGCACATGCTATTATAAGTAATGCATATAAAAAGGGGATACAAAAAATGAAGACAATGAAAGACGTATTTGCAATCACACAAACGAAAGTCGGGCTGATGTTCGCCCTCGTCGTACCGGTTCTCTTCCTCGTCGTCTGGATGACAGGGTACCAAGGTGCGACGGAACGACTTGATCAATTACGCGTCGCGGTCGTGGCGGATCAAGGCTCAGCAGACTTCTATCAACAGTTCAAAGCTGAAAGTCCATTTACCGTCTCGCAAGTCAATTCAACAGAAGCCGGACTGAAGCAACTCGACCAGGGTGACGTCGAAATGGTCCTCGTCGCCGACTTGACGAATGAACAGCACGTGACGTTCCACGTCAACCAAGCCAATGCAGAGTTCGCCAATGGAATCCTGAAGCAAGGGGCAGGACAAATCGTCAATCAACTGAATGGAGATGTTCCATTCACATCCGATATTATCATCGAACATCGCGTGTCAGATTTCTCGACGTCGATGTTACCGATCATCCTCGGCTTCGTCATTTACATCGCGGTCATGACGATGGGGATTCAGTTTAATCTCGTGACACAAATTCTTCAGAAGCACCATCAAAAGTGGGCGCTCTTTTGGAGTAAACAACTGTTGCATGGCATCGTCCTCGTCGTCGTGCCACTTGTCATGGTGACGATTGCCTTCTTGTTCTCGGATAGTACAGCATCCTTTTTAAAAATCTGGGGATTTCAAGTCTTATTAACAGCAGCCTGTATCAGTGTCACGCAAATGAACTTTGCGATCTTTGGACCAATCGCACCGCTCGTCAACGTCGCGCTGATTCCGTTCCAGTTGATGACGGCAGGAAATATCGTGCCACCATCGATGCTCGCACCGTTCTATCAGTCGCTCGGTCAGTTTCTTCCCGTCCCGAATGCAGTCGCAGGACTGACACGATTACTTTACTTTGATGGAGATATCTCGAAGTATGCCTTTAACCTGGTAATCATTTTAATTGTGACGTTAGGCGTTACGTTGATCGTAACGGCGATCCGTCGCGATCAAGCACACATCGTTGAAGTGAAACAAGCGTCATGAAAAAACGAGCGACCTCCGGAATCGGGGTCGCTCGCTTTTCGTTTTATGCAAATACGTCAGCGATTGGTGTGTCGCCTTCAAGGAGTGTGATCGTTTGCCGATACGACGATTCTTGACCGATTGAAGCGACGATGACGGCTGCGACATCTTCGCGGGCAATTGATTTTGTATCCGCATCAGACGGGTCGGTCGTCACGGCACCTGTGCCGGCGTCGTCCGATAAACCGCCGGGACGCAAAATCGTATAGTTGAGTTTGCTGTCACGTAACAAGCGATCGGCGTAGTGTTTTGCGACATAATACGGTTTCATGCTGTCAGACCAAGTCTCTGGCGAATCGGCGTTCAAGGCACTGACCATGATGAATTGTTTCGCGTTTTGTTGCTCTGCTGCCGCAATTGATTTAGCGGCACCGTCTAAGTCAATCAACATCGTCTTGTCGGCACCGGTGTGTCCGCCGGATCCCGCTGTGAAGATGACGACGTCGCTATCTCCGAGTGCGTCCTGGATCGATGCCATGTTTTGCTCGAGATCAAGCAAGACAGGAGTCAGTCCGAGTGCTTCAAAGTCAGAAAACTGGTCAGGTGACCGCAGACCGACGCGGACTTCATGAGTCGAGTCACTCAATTGTTTGGCGACGTGCCGTCCGACTTTCCCGTTCGCTCCGATAATGAATACTTTACTCATCTTACATTCCTCCATTTCGCTAATTGATTCTTTTTTATTATGGAAGAACGGTAAGCCGGAATGCAATCGAGAGGGCTTGGCACAATACATCGAATGGAACCAATTTGACGAAATAATCAAAAAAATCTTGGATAACATAACGCAATATGATACTGTTTTGAGTATTACACAGAAAAAAGCGTCAGACAGAGAGAGGAAGCGAGCAGAGTGAATAAAAGAGGATTAGCACTTGGAGGAAGTCTGTTGCTTTCTGGTCTATTGGCAGCAACACGATTAAAAGATGTCACCGGTTCACTCAGTGTCGGGAAACAAAACGTCTTCACGACGAAAAAAATCGTCGTCGGGACGACCGGGGATTATAAACCGTTTACGTACTTGAACCGTCAGACGAATCAATATGAAGGGTTTGATATCGACGTCATCCGCTCGTTTG from the Exiguobacterium oxidotolerans JCM 12280 genome contains:
- a CDS encoding permease prefix domain 1-containing protein; the protein is MIDEYVNQLYRSADPDLPETKELKDETRQHLEETVSELISDGYAQQLAMKIAIERFGGEEQSQALIQELQLVQKLFAKRILRAGIVVLVLSLMFGFSGFIVRSTSAISESGIRHQLGEEWKATDSAPLKTVVEEEWMVTAARIYSTSTEGERLTLEQSYGKSVPAVFQPFMSSPLSGAPDEGWEVEFDEIDTVVIGLALALLGLSAAHVLFAIWIIIQRHRTDRLSRTTTVLSIVIPALSILLYFVTKKRP
- a CDS encoding ABC transporter ATP-binding protein; translated protein: MITLTNVSKQYKGYELFHDLNASFETGKIYGITGINGSGKSVLFKMLCGFVFPDAGTIAVDGQILTGKHRFPKDFGILIERPGYIGQLDGFTNLKELARIQNKIDDAAIRRAMEQVGLAPNLAQKVKHYSLGMKQKLGIAQAIMENQQVLLLDEPFNALDAESVERIRAMLIQYKNDGRTIFLTSHHQQDIDLLCDEVYQIHDAKLKKVNQ
- a CDS encoding nuclease-related domain-containing protein; the protein is MEKIIVSLIPLLVLIGGVMFGGFVVTLSSLYYLRRRSFERSTYKQVTQERFLKAVRDKGLWGEYLTTRQLEKIDGYGKFVINTYVPKARGKGLTEIDVTFIHESGIYVLESKNYSGWIFGKEADRQWTQMFKNRFKQKFYNPIKQNEQHLKSLQKFLSETVEADVFKSLIVFSERCELKKITVDSSHVHVIKRNELRRTINKLATVNRLTPAQVDNVYEELKQRSQVDQMIKDAHIESIKSFTS
- a CDS encoding M3 family metallopeptidase, which encodes MKDALSTLEASYTRLMKEDESNGLDIEAFLERHSKIIDTYEELITKKYIAFQRDTANQLYEEELDFVQTNIKPLLSKFKHEMDQKTLQYIGDKPDYTRLREKLKSKQNSYSESNTAVRLEEDQLVNQYLKITGGLTSPSNQNQDLSDLYSSLYDKNEDVRERAFRNIALAYGQIEQDVNLIFDRLINLRIKKAGEVGLNTFSEFAFTELGRTDYTPNNCREIAGAIKQHFLPIKEKLQREQENYLGKKHLSPWDSKVSPYSDITHVYGDSEDVLLKTVGDILRKIDPYFYTVFNALHRTGNVDLKPRANKAPGGFSEFLPASRESFIFMNMTGTFDDLVIFMHEIGHAIHHDLIKDIPFSEDKRITMEVSEFAAMSLELLSMEHWNLAVTDQFSLYQAKMEHFRLIVEFLPQTIIVDQFQDWVYHHPTHSHEERRKKFESLTDMYDTGVVDWGTVSAWKGQEWMSVIHIFETPFYYIEYAIAQIAALQLYMHYKKDPMETLERFKRALAMGSSRSVTEIYELAGVKFDFSEATLRPLTQFITSELEAIHPE
- a CDS encoding VanZ family protein, coding for MLTFELPCFLMITICLLILSYRVRQGKISGRRFSYWMIFSVYLAGVVAVTLFPLPVQRSLIDDVIREQYGEQHNFIPFKLLFDTVVSGQGKVFLIQIMGNVLLFVPLGIFVLVLYPRMKRRNVILLGLLMSIGIESTQAITGLFIGYNYRSFDVDDLWLNVLGTMLGVLIISGFLKRIRSAQQKNRNIDDSRNVIDNSSS
- a CDS encoding MarR family winged helix-turn-helix transcriptional regulator, yielding MKEVDWSLGMHLSRSYHSFKRAATKRMDVHGLTPEQFSVLSELHKQEGVSQKQLALVTERDQTTVGKILDKLVKKGFVMRTSDPRDRRAFILLTTKEGVRVLESLEPTLDALQAEAFQGLTKTEIEHFIRTLETIHKNVT
- a CDS encoding ABC transporter permease; translation: MKTMKDVFAITQTKVGLMFALVVPVLFLVVWMTGYQGATERLDQLRVAVVADQGSADFYQQFKAESPFTVSQVNSTEAGLKQLDQGDVEMVLVADLTNEQHVTFHVNQANAEFANGILKQGAGQIVNQLNGDVPFTSDIIIEHRVSDFSTSMLPIILGFVIYIAVMTMGIQFNLVTQILQKHHQKWALFWSKQLLHGIVLVVVPLVMVTIAFLFSDSTASFLKIWGFQVLLTAACISVTQMNFAIFGPIAPLVNVALIPFQLMTAGNIVPPSMLAPFYQSLGQFLPVPNAVAGLTRLLYFDGDISKYAFNLVIILIVTLGVTLIVTAIRRDQAHIVEVKQAS
- a CDS encoding SDR family oxidoreductase codes for the protein MSKVFIIGANGKVGRHVAKQLSDSTHEVRVGLRSPDQFSDFEALGLTPVLLDLEQNMASIQDALGDSDVVIFTAGSGGHTGADKTMLIDLDGAAKSIAAAEQQNAKQFIMVSALNADSPETWSDSMKPYYVAKHYADRLLRDSKLNYTILRPGGLSDDAGTGAVTTDPSDADTKSIAREDVAAVIVASIGQESSYRQTITLLEGDTPIADVFA